A section of the Triticum dicoccoides isolate Atlit2015 ecotype Zavitan chromosome 7A, WEW_v2.0, whole genome shotgun sequence genome encodes:
- the LOC119330656 gene encoding uncharacterized protein LOC119330656, with product MSGLIIILSSAAKITHQVQALMGQTTKWHACCTIEPVPDDEIDPGSNQNSMLEEYPEPEDESDCESSEETGDEDMVENTKFLQPHMHVISFQKRQALVTFLENNNAGITVFGFTLDRSYLHTIFMLEWTFFLWLLGKTVGFS from the exons ATGTCCGGGCTCATCATAATCCTGAGCAGCGCCGCCAAGATCACTCACCAGGTGCAGGCCCTCATGGGCCAGACCACCAAGTGGCACGCCTGCTGCACCATCGAGCCGGTCCCGGACGACGAGATAGATCCGGGATCCAACCAGAACTCCATGCTGGAGGAGTACCCCGAGCCCGAGGACGAGAGCGACTGTGAGTCCAGCGAGGAGACCGGCGACGAGGACATGGTGGAGAACACCAAGTTCCTCCAGCCTCACATGCACGTGATCTCCTTCCAGAAGAGGCAGGCACTAG TGACCTTCCTGGAGAACAACAACGCCGGCATCACCGTCTTCGGGTTCACGCTGGACCGGTCGTACCTCCACACGATATTCATGCTCGAGTGGACGTTCTTCCTGTGGCTGCTGGGGAAAACAGTCGGCTTCTCGTGA